One Streptomyces sp. L2 genomic window carries:
- a CDS encoding FAD-dependent monooxygenase, with product MKVVCAGGGPAGLYLAILLKLQDPSHDITVHERNPEGSTYGWGVTYWRGLLDRLQARDPESAAVIGEHSVCWSDGVAHVRELTTRHHGDEGFGIGRHRLLDLLATRARALGVRLEYESELTEPPAADLVVAADGVHSLLRGRHAAHFGTDLVPGRNRYIWLGTTKVFDAFTFAFVETPHGWIWAYGYGYSAEHSTCVIECAPETFTGLGLDRADEGEQLALLEKLFAGVLDGHRLIGRPSAGGTAPWTTFRTLTNRTWHRGNLVLLGDAAHTTHYSIGAGTTLAVEDAMCLADALREHSALPDALAAYERRRRSDLLSVQSAARYSAQWYENLPRYIHLPPHRMFALLGQRHSPLLPYVPPQLYYGLDKAVGRLEVLRRLKRWAGPRAARALHARSTSAK from the coding sequence GTGAAGGTCGTCTGTGCCGGAGGAGGGCCCGCGGGCCTGTACCTCGCGATCCTGCTCAAGCTGCAGGACCCGTCCCACGACATCACCGTCCACGAACGCAACCCCGAGGGGTCGACCTACGGCTGGGGGGTGACGTACTGGCGCGGACTCCTCGACCGGCTCCAGGCCCGCGACCCCGAGTCCGCGGCCGTGATCGGGGAGCACTCGGTGTGCTGGAGCGACGGCGTCGCCCACGTCCGGGAGCTGACCACCCGTCACCACGGCGACGAGGGCTTCGGCATCGGCCGGCACCGCCTGCTGGACCTGCTCGCCACCCGCGCCCGCGCACTGGGCGTACGGCTGGAGTACGAGAGCGAACTGACCGAACCGCCCGCCGCCGACCTCGTGGTCGCCGCCGACGGTGTGCACAGCCTGCTGCGCGGCCGGCACGCCGCCCACTTCGGCACCGACCTCGTCCCCGGCCGCAACCGCTACATCTGGCTCGGCACCACCAAGGTCTTCGACGCCTTCACCTTCGCCTTCGTCGAGACCCCGCACGGCTGGATCTGGGCCTACGGCTACGGCTACAGCGCCGAGCACAGCACCTGCGTCATCGAATGCGCCCCCGAGACCTTCACCGGGCTCGGCCTGGACCGCGCGGACGAGGGCGAGCAACTCGCGCTGCTGGAGAAGCTCTTCGCCGGCGTCCTCGACGGCCACCGGCTGATCGGGCGCCCCTCGGCCGGCGGCACCGCGCCCTGGACGACCTTCCGCACCCTGACCAACCGCACCTGGCACCGCGGCAACCTGGTCCTGCTCGGCGACGCCGCCCACACCACCCACTACTCCATCGGCGCCGGCACCACCCTCGCCGTGGAGGACGCCATGTGCCTCGCCGACGCCCTGCGCGAACACAGCGCCCTGCCGGACGCCCTCGCCGCCTATGAGCGGCGGCGCCGGTCCGACCTGCTCTCCGTGCAGAGCGCGGCCCGCTACAGCGCCCAGTGGTACGAGAACCTGCCCCGCTACATCCACCTGCCCCCGCACCGGATGTTCGCCCTCCTCGGCCAGCGCCACTCGCCGCTGCTGCCGTACGTGCCGCCCCAGCTGTACTACGGCCTCGACAAGGCGGTGGGGCGGCTGGAGGTACTGCGCCGGCTCAAGCGCTGGGCCGGACCCAGGGCCGCGCGGGCCCTGCACGCGCGGTCGACGTCCGCGAAGTGA
- a CDS encoding MFS transporter: MDHPAPIPQSPAGPSRLRDRLTIPVLASGGILMAVMQTVVVPLLPDLPRLTGSSAAAVSWTVTATLLSGAVLTPVLGRAGDMYGKRRVLTAALALMTVGSVMCALSSDIAVIITARALQGAAASVVPLAISILRDELPPERRGSAVALMSSTVGIGAALGLPLAALVVQYADWHTMFWLTSALGALGVAATWWAVKESPVREPGRFDVLGALGLTVALVSLLLGVSQGGQWGWTSARVLGLFATTVIVMALWWWQQLRTERPLVDLHLVTRPRVGLSHVAALLTGFAFYANSLVTAQLVQAPKATGYGLGLSIVATGLCLLPGGVTMLLFSPLSARISAARGPRITLALGAAVIACGYVVRIADSRDLWMIILGATVVSTGTTLCYSALPTLILRAVPAAQTASANGVNVLMRTIGQAVSSAAVAAVLVHHSSLVGRIPVPTLHGYLMAFAMAGAVALAACAAALTIPGDGPAGGVRRARGATRGARDGAMEGA; encoded by the coding sequence ATGGACCACCCCGCCCCGATACCCCAGTCCCCGGCCGGCCCGTCCCGGCTGCGGGACCGGCTCACCATCCCGGTACTGGCATCGGGCGGCATCCTCATGGCCGTCATGCAGACCGTCGTCGTACCGCTCCTGCCGGACCTGCCCCGGCTCACCGGTTCGTCGGCCGCCGCCGTCTCCTGGACCGTGACCGCGACCCTGCTGTCCGGCGCCGTCCTCACCCCCGTCCTCGGCCGGGCCGGCGACATGTACGGCAAGCGGCGGGTGCTCACCGCGGCGCTCGCCCTGATGACTGTCGGCTCGGTCATGTGCGCGCTGTCCTCCGACATCGCCGTGATCATCACCGCCCGCGCGCTCCAGGGCGCGGCCGCCTCCGTCGTCCCGCTCGCCATCAGCATCCTGCGCGACGAACTGCCGCCCGAGCGCCGGGGCTCGGCGGTCGCCCTGATGAGCTCCACCGTCGGCATCGGCGCCGCCCTCGGCCTCCCCCTCGCCGCGCTGGTCGTGCAGTACGCCGACTGGCACACCATGTTCTGGCTCACCAGCGCCCTCGGCGCACTGGGCGTCGCGGCCACCTGGTGGGCGGTCAAGGAGTCCCCGGTACGCGAACCCGGCCGCTTCGACGTCCTCGGCGCCCTCGGCCTCACCGTCGCCCTCGTCAGCCTGCTGCTCGGCGTCTCCCAGGGCGGCCAGTGGGGCTGGACCAGCGCCCGCGTGCTCGGGCTGTTCGCCACCACCGTGATCGTCATGGCCCTGTGGTGGTGGCAGCAGCTGCGGACCGAACGGCCTCTCGTCGACCTGCACCTCGTCACCCGCCCCCGGGTGGGCCTCTCCCACGTGGCCGCCCTGCTCACCGGCTTCGCGTTCTACGCCAACTCCCTCGTCACCGCGCAGCTCGTCCAGGCACCGAAGGCCACCGGATACGGCCTGGGCCTCTCCATCGTCGCCACCGGCCTGTGCCTGCTGCCCGGCGGCGTCACCATGCTCCTCTTCTCCCCCCTGTCCGCCCGCATCTCGGCCGCCCGCGGACCCAGGATCACCCTCGCCCTCGGCGCCGCCGTCATCGCCTGCGGCTACGTCGTCCGGATCGCCGACAGCCGCGACCTGTGGATGATCATCCTCGGCGCCACCGTGGTGTCCACCGGCACCACACTCTGCTACTCGGCGCTCCCCACCCTGATCCTGCGCGCCGTCCCGGCCGCGCAGACCGCCTCCGCCAACGGCGTCAACGTGCTCATGCGCACCATCGGCCAGGCCGTCTCCAGCGCCGCCGTCGCCGCCGTCCTCGTCCACCACAGCAGCCTCGTCGGGCGGATCCCGGTACCCACCCTGCACGGCTACCTCATGGCGTTCGCCATGGCCGGCGCCGTCGCCCTCGCCGCCTGCGCGGCGGCCCTGACCATCCCCGGCGACGGCCCGGCCGGCGGCGTCCGCCGCGCCCGCGGCGCCACCCGGGGCGCGCGCGACGGGGCGATGGAGGGAGCATGA